Part of the Maridesulfovibrio sp. genome, GTCGAGAGCGCATTTCAGCTCATCATGACTGCAATAGGTGTTGGAGTAGGATTGCAGGTAAGCCAGATAAAGCTTGGCGGTGTAAAGTTTAGAAAGTTTTTCCTGCCAGTGGGCCCATTGCTCCGGAATGGACATGGAAAGGCTGTGCAGTCCCGAACCTGAACCTTGCGGGCTGCAGAAAATACACCCCTTGCGGGAAATGGAACCGTCCCGGTTGGGACAGGTGAATCCGAAATCAAGCGGGATTTTCTGGACCCGTTCTCCGAAACTTTGTCTCAGCCGGGCAGCTAAACCGTAAAAACGGTGCATGAAATCTCCTTATTTGTAGTTTTTAAAACTGTTTATTTACAGTTTAGTTGTAAAAGTTTGTTTTTACGGACTGTTATGATGATGGGACAGTAACTGATCGAAGTACTGTAATGTGTTGCCTGCTACACTTTCTTCTGCTAGTTAACTCCTAGGATTTTCTTTTGATAGACGTTAAGTCCGCCTCCTGTGAGGTGTTTTAGAATCACATTTTTTTTGGAGTTTCCAGTTTAATATGGCATCGATTTTCGACAAGATACTCGGTTCGTTTTCCAGTGACCTTGCAATCGACCTCGGTACAGCTAACACACTGGTTTATGTAAAAGGTAAAGGCGTTATGCTCAGCGAACCTTCTGTGGTCGCTGTGAAGAGAGACGTTAACGGCGGTAGCAAGGTTCTCGCCGTTGGGTTGGAAGCCAAGAGGATGCTTGGTCGAACTCCCGGTAACATCGTGGCTATCAGACCCATGAAAGATGGCGTTATTGCTGACTTTGAAGTCACTGAAGCCATGTTGCGCCATTTCATTTCAAAAGTCCATAACAGCCGCAGGCTGGTCCGTCCGCGGATCATGATCTGCGTTCCCACCGGAATTACTCAGGTGGAAAAAAGGGCGGTCAAGGAAAGCGCACAGTCTGCCGGTGCCCGTGAGGTCTACCTCATTGAGGAGCCCATGGCAGCGGCTATCGGTGCCAACCTGCCGATCACCGAACCTACCTCCAACATGGTTGTAGATATCGGCGGCGGTACTTCCGAAATCGCGGTTATCTCCCTTTCCGGTATTGTTTACGCCCGTTCCGTTCGTGTGGGCGGTGACAAGATGGATGAAGCCATCATGCAGCATGTAAAGCGCAAGTACTCCATGCTTATCGGTGAATCCACTGCCGAATCCATCAAGATCAAGATCGGTTCCGCATTCCCGCTGGAAGAGGAACTGGAGATGGAAGTCAAGGGACGTGACCTCGTGACCGGTATCCCCCAGAATATTCTGATCACTTCCGAAGAGATCAGGAAAGCAATTTCCGAACAGGTGGATTCCATTGTTCAGGGCGTTCGTGTGGCCCTTGAACAGACTCCGCCTGAGCTTGCAGCCGACATCGTTGACCGCGGTATTGTGCTTACCGGCGGTGGAGCACTGCTTAAGGGGCTGGACCAGCTTCTGAGTCAGGAAACCCATCTGCCCATCACTGTGGTTGATATGCCTCTTGATGCTGTTGTTGTCGGTTCCGGTAGAGCTTTAGATGAGATAAACATCTATAAAGACGTAACTATTGATTAATTGTCCGCTCCTTTTGCCGCGGATGGGATCGAGTGCACCAGTTACGGCTGAGGGCATAGTTTTTTGCGGATTCTATCTGTAAAAAGCTATGTCCTCAGAAATTAACCGCACCCGGATTTGAGATTGATTCCAATTTTCTCAGTCCGGATTTTCGTCTTTCTGGTTATAGCTATTTTCAATTTGTTTTTTAATCTCTGCTCTCAATTACAGAGGATTAAGTGTGAAGCTTAAGCGTGCCGCTATAGCCGTCATTATTGGCCTGTTTGTCTACCTCAGTCTTTATTCATGGAACTTGAGGTCCGGACAACTGGACCGTCTCGCCGGGTTTACCGGTCTTGAAATCGTCAAATGGGTTCTGTGGCCCTGTGAATATGTGCATGACCAGTCGGTGGAGTTCTGGGACAAGTATGTTTATCTGGTGGGTTTGAAACAACTCAATGATCAACTG contains:
- a CDS encoding rod shape-determining protein gives rise to the protein MASIFDKILGSFSSDLAIDLGTANTLVYVKGKGVMLSEPSVVAVKRDVNGGSKVLAVGLEAKRMLGRTPGNIVAIRPMKDGVIADFEVTEAMLRHFISKVHNSRRLVRPRIMICVPTGITQVEKRAVKESAQSAGAREVYLIEEPMAAAIGANLPITEPTSNMVVDIGGGTSEIAVISLSGIVYARSVRVGGDKMDEAIMQHVKRKYSMLIGESTAESIKIKIGSAFPLEEELEMEVKGRDLVTGIPQNILITSEEIRKAISEQVDSIVQGVRVALEQTPPELAADIVDRGIVLTGGGALLKGLDQLLSQETHLPITVVDMPLDAVVVGSGRALDEINIYKDVTID